The nucleotide window ACCCCTACTCCCCCCGTCGATGGTTTGGATGGAGCGATTAAAAACCTGTTGGCGACATGGGCTCAGAGCAACATCGGCGAGTTCAAGCATGTCTTCGCTACAATTACGTTGGACCAGCAAGCTTCTCCCAGTTCGTTTCAATGGTTGGTACCGACGACTTCGGCTTACGCGTACAACACATCCGGGAATCCGGATACTTCTTACTTCGCCGTCTTAGGCATGGTAGACAACCACTCGAGTGCGAGTACGGCCTTGGTTCTGGACGCGGGATCGGTTCCTGTAGGTCAGCAGGCTTGTTACAATTTAGCTCAGGATACGATGATGCAGGAGATGATTCTCCCCAATCTCGCTGGGCAGTTTCCTGCGGCTACAGCTGACACGTTTGTTTATGAAAACCACCAGATTGTACTGGCCGCTAATACAACTTTGAACATCGGGACTGTCAAGGTAGGTTTGATCAATTATGATCAGATTCTGGAGTCTTTCAATATTTCGGTCAATGGGAGTCAGCTGGTTGTATACTCTTATGTGCACACACCCATTTCGCCTGGAATTGACGCTTATGTAGAAAACACAGCTTACTACAATTTAACCCTCGGAACAAGTAGCACCGGAACTCAATCCATCACATACACGGTAGCTCAGCCCCCCCTCCAGCGAAGCTGGAGCGAAACAGCGACTTGGGTGATCATTACTGAAGCGATTGCAGATTTGATTTTAGCGGTGATCGGCGCAGTGATCGGTGCAGTCGTATCGTCTACGTTGAGCACGACGCTTCGTGTGATTGTGGCCATCGTTGCTGGTGGTGTGCTGGCGGCCGTTACGCAGATTCTTGAGGAAACACCTGTTTGGATTGCCGGGAGTGTTCCAGATACACTACCAGCTATTGACGTACTTTTTAACAATGCAGCGGGCGGGTATAAGTGGACAGATACAGCAAATT belongs to Deinococcus sp. Leaf326 and includes:
- a CDS encoding TULIP family P47-like protein, producing the protein MQLQLGERELIGDRYRIPVIDLEAPPRLELEATQTPTTQPFQTNNWDTVFSASFTQMNQYILAESELHPENYPTAWSATVPPSGFSEGYSGSGTFQPWQLDAANPDSGEMLMMNWQIPTCTVTLADGTTYNVTNAVAQVEVSLVAVSTEGSTSTPGPVTKAYMLNTQGTATLPVATVLTVTYETPTPPVDGLDGAIKNLLATWAQSNIGEFKHVFATITLDQQASPSSFQWLVPTTSAYAYNTSGNPDTSYFAVLGMVDNHSSASTALVLDAGSVPVGQQACYNLAQDTMMQEMILPNLAGQFPAATADTFVYENHQIVLAANTTLNIGTVKVGLINYDQILESFNISVNGSQLVVYSYVHTPISPGIDAYVENTAYYNLTLGTSSTGTQSITYTVAQPPLQRSWSETATWVIITEAIADLILAVIGAVIGAVVSSTLSTTLRVIVAIVAGGVLAAVTQILEETPVWIAGSVPDTLPAIDVLFNNAAGGYKWTDTANFKLTTVGLNGSLQMSGQMIPN